A genomic window from Chrysoperla carnea chromosome 3, inChrCarn1.1, whole genome shotgun sequence includes:
- the LOC123295104 gene encoding hamartin isoform X1, whose protein sequence is METMELFNSLESNEPNVAEQIKKRFHENFVTSKEPWLLHGLFDYFVQTNSIRSVEIIVSAAREPHVKHLYDRIDEGLRQPIKLQALTLLGHVVRRQPSWIYKITQHPLLKNLLKLLKTETEILPLMSALLILIILLPMIPANIGPYLNDIFEIFSRLAAWNRNNSGKFSEECLVHLQVGMYALFLRLYGMYPCNFLSYLRQVYGPRDHLAVFSHTIKPMLETVKMHPLLVTASKDNEITTNRWKEMGHHDVIVECAKLTLDPSERLREDAFSGLTSSFRSSRPGTEHSNTSSSYFDSIHFPIQTSSYHPSSYLSLANELDSTTFSPSVYFQYSTSPPASDISVTTSISHTPIGNSSTPQAIISHTTYAHQEGTSPPEAAVEATPETTPIKDLRLLSTKPVPPNSSVVRALTNFNPTKWGDIGLSLSQSQPSSPMKKETSSAFKFPTDSSHSAFEQPRKDIIVSSIIDHNKFDSCRLSRLMYDRSVVNESFPDHRPNSNLRSKTPLNHPTSPLRVISYDSSVPNSPVPIETTAPVPGAKDWHVAKPKPEKNGFRFESPVTQDISQEDQEVVEIVKQGEQYRNHNNDTTLMESLTLHHTNQHPNCDSVLQDFHNEPHNEDFEECEQQLGSPCTMGGLHMPNSQSMIHLVKRVNRLRFYSQCVADTSSIDYSTGSSPNDRIHIHENIKVRRANSCPEMKKSFTVLPSEPLSKVLNESDEIESSNTILVSENNNKVSSLLSPPALNGNVQEQQLAKQFNTIGIQTIETWPQPYEYLFLDLFPSVETTNTEYTQTSAGPSPAPSASHQQQQQNTVVRFSPYDMLDKYIETSKQIGEKDSRRIKNYESEIKSLREQLELVYLQVQFERHRRDVHSERNRRLMGKAKSNRAFEEYNNALRDQLALLQKEIESLKSQIESNKRESSTNEKRLQEDIDYWQKQCTLLQDENKMLKHQKENMEEAIQDQNKKIIAANTERQQTEATLLDLRNEMHFAITQAIAGEQVRADFEQLQKEHILLGELQLKYQERFADLPNLKCRDEEIEFMTEAYAQEIEALNQQLMNRNAKIEALKVRNTDLENAVQRHDEICSEQKRILTVVKEEYQEKLNAVEAKYNTQHAIIKRMEENLLELHTRIDRFEYVSRRVLRSPVSMSSDIGSGERAGGPSPHSSPPLSVSLTSSEGGGSMAFLQTGASTACDVEIKNLQDIVDQPESKTNSSILSDAEPTTSSKMTLGTSSSSNRQTDNSNIT, encoded by the exons aTGGAAACAATGGAGTTATTCAATTCCTTGGAGTCAAATGAACCAAATGTAGCCGAACAAATCAAAAAACGTTtccatgaaaattttgtaacat CTAAAGAACCTTGGCTATTACATGGATTATTCGATTATTTTGTACAAACAAATTCTATACGATCTGTGGAAATTATTGTCAGCGCTGCCAGGGAACCTCATGTTAAACATTTATATGATCg GATTGATGAGGGTCTTAGACAGCCAATTAAACTTCAAGCTTTAACTTTATTGGGCCATGTAGTTCGTCGCCAGCCATCATGGATATATAAAATAACTCAACATCCTTTactcaaaaatttgttaaaattacttaag ACTGAAACGGAAATATTACCACTGATGAGTGCTTTGTTAATTCTTATTATTCTACTCCCGATGATACCAGCAAATATTGGACcgtatttaaatgatatttttgaaatatttag tcGTTTGGCCGCTTGGAATCGAAACAATTCAGGTAAATTTTCTGAAGAATGTCTTGTACATTTGCAAGTCGGGATGTATGCCTTGTTCCTTAGACTATATGGAATGTATCcgtgtaattttttatcatatttacgTCAAGTGTATGGACCACGTGATCATTTGGCTGTATTTAGCCATACAATAAAG ccAATGCTGGAGACAGTGAAAATGCATCCTTTACTGGTAACAGCCTCCAAAGACAATGAAATTACTACAAATcg ATGGAAAGAAATGGGTCATCATGATGTGATCGTAGAGTGTGCCAAATTAACATTAGATCCATCAGAACGATTACGTGAAGATGCATTTTCTGGTTTAACGTCATCGTTTCGATCATCACGACCTGGTACTGAACACTCGAATACATCATCATCGTATTTCGATTCAATACATTTTCCGATACAAACATCCAGTTACCATCCATCATCGTATTTAAGTTTGGCAAATGAATTAGATAGTACAACATTTAGTCCAagtgtttattttcaatattcaacATCACCGCCAGCTTCTGATATTAGTGTTACAACGTCTATATCGCATACACCTATTGGAAAT agttCTACACCGCAAGCAATTATATCTCATACAACATACGCGCATCAAGAAGGCACATCACCACCAGAGGCTGCTGTTGAGGCAACTCCAGAAACAACACCTATTAAG gatTTAAGATTATTATCGACAAAACCGGTACCACCAAATTCATCTGTTGTGCGtgcattaacaaattttaatccaaCAAAATGGGGTGATATTGGATTAAGTTTAAGTCAATCACAACCATCATCACCAATGAAAAAAGAGACATCATCCGCATTTAAATTCCCTACCGATTCATCACATTCAGCATTTGAACAACCGCGTAAAGATATAATTGTAAGCAGTATCATCGATCATAACAAATTCGATTCATGTCGTCTATCACGTCTTATGTATGATAGGAGTGTG GTGAACGAATCATTTCCAGACCATAGACCGAATTCAAATTTACGTTCAAAAACACCATTAAATCATCCAACAAGTCCATTACGTGTCATATCATATGATTCAAGTGTACCAAATAGTCCTGTACCAATTGAAACAACAGCACCAGTACCGGGTGCAAAAGATTGGCATGTAGCAAAACCAAAACCCGAAAAGAATGGATTCCGTTTTGAATCACCGGTAACACAAGATATTAGCCAAGAAGACCAAGAAGTTGTTGAAATTGTTAAACAAGGCGAACAGTATCGTAATCATAATAATGATACAACGTTAATGGAATCATTAACATTACATCATACAAATCAACATCCGAATTGCGATAGTGTATTACAAGATTTTCATAATGAACCGCATAACGAGGATTTCGAAGAATGTGAACAACAGTTAGGATCACCGTGTACAATGGGTGGCCTTCATATGCCCAATTCACAATCAATGATACATCTTGTGAAACGTGTAAATAGGTTAAGGTTTTATAGTCAGTGTGTGGCAGATACATCATCAATAg atTATTCAACGGGCAGCAGTCCTAACGATCGAATACACatacatgaaaatataaaagtaaggCGGGCAAATTCATGTCCTGAAATGAAGAAAAGTTTTACAGTGTTGCCATCAGAGCCATTGAGTAAAGTACTAAATGAAAGTGATGAAATTGAATCTTCAAATACTATACTAGTCTcagaaaataacaataaagtATCTTCTCTGCTTTCACCGCCAGCTTTGAATGGAAATGTACAAGAACAACAACTGGCTAAACAATTTAACACAATTGGTATTCAAACAATTGAAACATGGCCTCAAccatatgaatatttatttctagaTTTATTCCCATCAGTAGAAACAACAAATACTGAATATACACAGACATCTGCGGGGCCCAGTCCAGCCCCTTCAGCATcacatcaacaacaacaacaaaatacagTTGTACGATTTTCGCCATATGATATGCTAGATAAATATATAGAAACATCTAAACAAATCGGGGAAAAAGATTCTCGGCGAATAAAAAACTATGAATCAGAAATTAAATCACTTAGAGAACAACTTGAATTAGTGTATTTACAAGTACAATTTGAACGTCATCGTCGAGACGTCCATTCCGAGCGTAATAGACGGTTAATGGGTAAAGCAAAAAGTAATCGGGCATTTGAAGAGTACAATAATGCATtg cgtGATCAATTAGCGttattacaaaaagaaatagaaaGTCTTAAATCTCAAATTGAATCAAATAAACGAGAATCGTCAACAAATGAGAAGAGATTACAAGAAGATATTGATTATTGGCAAAAACAATGCACATTACTtcaagatgaaaataaaatgttaaaacatcaaaaagaaaatatggaGGAAGCAATTcaagatcaaaataaaaaaattattgcagctAATACAGAACGACAACAAACCGAAGCTACGCTTTTAGATTTACGTAATGAAATGCATTTTGCTATAACACAAGCAATTGCCGGTGAACAGGTTCGCGCTGATTTTGAACAGTTACAAAAAGAGCATATATTATTAGGtgaattacaattaaaatatcaagaacGTTTTGCagatttaccaaatttaaaatgtcGTGATGAAGAAATTGAATTTATGACTGAAGCATATGCTCAAGAAATTGAAG CACTTAATCAGCAATTAATGAATCGTAATGCAAAAATCGAAGCTTTAAAGGTGCGAAATACAGATTTAGAGAATGCAGTGCAGCGACATGATGAAATATGTTCCGAGCAAAAACGTATTTTAACAGTAGTAAAAGAAGAAtatcaagaaaaattaaat GCTGTAGAAGCGAAATACAACACACAGCATGCAATAATAAAGCGAATGGAGGAGAACTTACTAGAACTACATACACGTATTGATCGATTTGAGTATGTATCGAGACGAGTTCTAAGATCACCAGTGAGTATGAGTAGTGACATTGGTAGCGGTGAACGAGCTGGTGGCCCTAGCCCTCATTCCTCGCCGCCATTATCGGTATCACTTACATCGTCCGAGGGTGGAGGCAGTATGGCATTTTTACAAACTGGTGCAAGTACAGCGTGCGATgtggagataaaaaatttacaa GATA
- the LOC123295104 gene encoding hamartin isoform X3, whose protein sequence is METMELFNSLESNEPNVAEQIKKRFHENFVTSKEPWLLHGLFDYFVQTNSIRSVEIIVSAAREPHVKHLYDRIDEGLRQPIKLQALTLLGHVVRRQPSWIYKITQHPLLKNLLKLLKTETEILPLMSALLILIILLPMIPANIGPYLNDIFEIFSRLAAWNRNNSGKFSEECLVHLQVGMYALFLRLYGMYPCNFLSYLRQVYGPRDHLAVFSHTIKPMLETVKMHPLLVTASKDNEITTNRWKEMGHHDVIVECAKLTLDPSERLREDAFSGLTSSFRSSRPGTEHSNTSSSYFDSIHFPIQTSSYHPSSYLSLANELDSTTFSPSVYFQYSTSPPASDISVTTSISHTPIGNSSTPQAIISHTTYAHQEGTSPPEAAVEATPETTPIKVNESFPDHRPNSNLRSKTPLNHPTSPLRVISYDSSVPNSPVPIETTAPVPGAKDWHVAKPKPEKNGFRFESPVTQDISQEDQEVVEIVKQGEQYRNHNNDTTLMESLTLHHTNQHPNCDSVLQDFHNEPHNEDFEECEQQLGSPCTMGGLHMPNSQSMIHLVKRVNRLRFYSQCVADTSSIDYSTGSSPNDRIHIHENIKVRRANSCPEMKKSFTVLPSEPLSKVLNESDEIESSNTILVSENNNKVSSLLSPPALNGNVQEQQLAKQFNTIGIQTIETWPQPYEYLFLDLFPSVETTNTEYTQTSAGPSPAPSASHQQQQQNTVVRFSPYDMLDKYIETSKQIGEKDSRRIKNYESEIKSLREQLELVYLQVQFERHRRDVHSERNRRLMGKAKSNRAFEEYNNALRDQLALLQKEIESLKSQIESNKRESSTNEKRLQEDIDYWQKQCTLLQDENKMLKHQKENMEEAIQDQNKKIIAANTERQQTEATLLDLRNEMHFAITQAIAGEQVRADFEQLQKEHILLGELQLKYQERFADLPNLKCRDEEIEFMTEAYAQEIEALNQQLMNRNAKIEALKVRNTDLENAVQRHDEICSEQKRILTVVKEEYQEKLNAVEAKYNTQHAIIKRMEENLLELHTRIDRFEYVSRRVLRSPVSMSSDIGSGERAGGPSPHSSPPLSVSLTSSEGGGSMAFLQTGASTACDVEIKNLQDIVDQPESKTNSSILSDAEPTTSSKMTLGTSSSSNRQTDNSNIT, encoded by the exons aTGGAAACAATGGAGTTATTCAATTCCTTGGAGTCAAATGAACCAAATGTAGCCGAACAAATCAAAAAACGTTtccatgaaaattttgtaacat CTAAAGAACCTTGGCTATTACATGGATTATTCGATTATTTTGTACAAACAAATTCTATACGATCTGTGGAAATTATTGTCAGCGCTGCCAGGGAACCTCATGTTAAACATTTATATGATCg GATTGATGAGGGTCTTAGACAGCCAATTAAACTTCAAGCTTTAACTTTATTGGGCCATGTAGTTCGTCGCCAGCCATCATGGATATATAAAATAACTCAACATCCTTTactcaaaaatttgttaaaattacttaag ACTGAAACGGAAATATTACCACTGATGAGTGCTTTGTTAATTCTTATTATTCTACTCCCGATGATACCAGCAAATATTGGACcgtatttaaatgatatttttgaaatatttag tcGTTTGGCCGCTTGGAATCGAAACAATTCAGGTAAATTTTCTGAAGAATGTCTTGTACATTTGCAAGTCGGGATGTATGCCTTGTTCCTTAGACTATATGGAATGTATCcgtgtaattttttatcatatttacgTCAAGTGTATGGACCACGTGATCATTTGGCTGTATTTAGCCATACAATAAAG ccAATGCTGGAGACAGTGAAAATGCATCCTTTACTGGTAACAGCCTCCAAAGACAATGAAATTACTACAAATcg ATGGAAAGAAATGGGTCATCATGATGTGATCGTAGAGTGTGCCAAATTAACATTAGATCCATCAGAACGATTACGTGAAGATGCATTTTCTGGTTTAACGTCATCGTTTCGATCATCACGACCTGGTACTGAACACTCGAATACATCATCATCGTATTTCGATTCAATACATTTTCCGATACAAACATCCAGTTACCATCCATCATCGTATTTAAGTTTGGCAAATGAATTAGATAGTACAACATTTAGTCCAagtgtttattttcaatattcaacATCACCGCCAGCTTCTGATATTAGTGTTACAACGTCTATATCGCATACACCTATTGGAAAT agttCTACACCGCAAGCAATTATATCTCATACAACATACGCGCATCAAGAAGGCACATCACCACCAGAGGCTGCTGTTGAGGCAACTCCAGAAACAACACCTATTAAG GTGAACGAATCATTTCCAGACCATAGACCGAATTCAAATTTACGTTCAAAAACACCATTAAATCATCCAACAAGTCCATTACGTGTCATATCATATGATTCAAGTGTACCAAATAGTCCTGTACCAATTGAAACAACAGCACCAGTACCGGGTGCAAAAGATTGGCATGTAGCAAAACCAAAACCCGAAAAGAATGGATTCCGTTTTGAATCACCGGTAACACAAGATATTAGCCAAGAAGACCAAGAAGTTGTTGAAATTGTTAAACAAGGCGAACAGTATCGTAATCATAATAATGATACAACGTTAATGGAATCATTAACATTACATCATACAAATCAACATCCGAATTGCGATAGTGTATTACAAGATTTTCATAATGAACCGCATAACGAGGATTTCGAAGAATGTGAACAACAGTTAGGATCACCGTGTACAATGGGTGGCCTTCATATGCCCAATTCACAATCAATGATACATCTTGTGAAACGTGTAAATAGGTTAAGGTTTTATAGTCAGTGTGTGGCAGATACATCATCAATAg atTATTCAACGGGCAGCAGTCCTAACGATCGAATACACatacatgaaaatataaaagtaaggCGGGCAAATTCATGTCCTGAAATGAAGAAAAGTTTTACAGTGTTGCCATCAGAGCCATTGAGTAAAGTACTAAATGAAAGTGATGAAATTGAATCTTCAAATACTATACTAGTCTcagaaaataacaataaagtATCTTCTCTGCTTTCACCGCCAGCTTTGAATGGAAATGTACAAGAACAACAACTGGCTAAACAATTTAACACAATTGGTATTCAAACAATTGAAACATGGCCTCAAccatatgaatatttatttctagaTTTATTCCCATCAGTAGAAACAACAAATACTGAATATACACAGACATCTGCGGGGCCCAGTCCAGCCCCTTCAGCATcacatcaacaacaacaacaaaatacagTTGTACGATTTTCGCCATATGATATGCTAGATAAATATATAGAAACATCTAAACAAATCGGGGAAAAAGATTCTCGGCGAATAAAAAACTATGAATCAGAAATTAAATCACTTAGAGAACAACTTGAATTAGTGTATTTACAAGTACAATTTGAACGTCATCGTCGAGACGTCCATTCCGAGCGTAATAGACGGTTAATGGGTAAAGCAAAAAGTAATCGGGCATTTGAAGAGTACAATAATGCATtg cgtGATCAATTAGCGttattacaaaaagaaatagaaaGTCTTAAATCTCAAATTGAATCAAATAAACGAGAATCGTCAACAAATGAGAAGAGATTACAAGAAGATATTGATTATTGGCAAAAACAATGCACATTACTtcaagatgaaaataaaatgttaaaacatcaaaaagaaaatatggaGGAAGCAATTcaagatcaaaataaaaaaattattgcagctAATACAGAACGACAACAAACCGAAGCTACGCTTTTAGATTTACGTAATGAAATGCATTTTGCTATAACACAAGCAATTGCCGGTGAACAGGTTCGCGCTGATTTTGAACAGTTACAAAAAGAGCATATATTATTAGGtgaattacaattaaaatatcaagaacGTTTTGCagatttaccaaatttaaaatgtcGTGATGAAGAAATTGAATTTATGACTGAAGCATATGCTCAAGAAATTGAAG CACTTAATCAGCAATTAATGAATCGTAATGCAAAAATCGAAGCTTTAAAGGTGCGAAATACAGATTTAGAGAATGCAGTGCAGCGACATGATGAAATATGTTCCGAGCAAAAACGTATTTTAACAGTAGTAAAAGAAGAAtatcaagaaaaattaaat GCTGTAGAAGCGAAATACAACACACAGCATGCAATAATAAAGCGAATGGAGGAGAACTTACTAGAACTACATACACGTATTGATCGATTTGAGTATGTATCGAGACGAGTTCTAAGATCACCAGTGAGTATGAGTAGTGACATTGGTAGCGGTGAACGAGCTGGTGGCCCTAGCCCTCATTCCTCGCCGCCATTATCGGTATCACTTACATCGTCCGAGGGTGGAGGCAGTATGGCATTTTTACAAACTGGTGCAAGTACAGCGTGCGATgtggagataaaaaatttacaa GATA
- the LOC123295104 gene encoding hamartin isoform X2, with translation METMELFNSLESNEPNVAEQIKKRFHENFVTSKEPWLLHGLFDYFVQTNSIRSVEIIVSAAREPHVKHLYDRIDEGLRQPIKLQALTLLGHVVRRQPSWIYKITQHPLLKNLLKLLKTETEILPLMSALLILIILLPMIPANIGPYLNDIFEIFSRLAAWNRNNSGKFSEECLVHLQVGMYALFLRLYGMYPCNFLSYLRQVYGPRDHLAVFSHTIKPMLETVKMHPLLVTASKDNEITTNRWKEMGHHDVIVECAKLTLDPSERLREDAFSGLTSSFRSSRPGTEHSNTSSSYFDSIHFPIQTSSYHPSSYLSLANELDSTTFSPSVYFQYSTSPPASDISVTTSISHTPIGNSSTPQAIISHTTYAHQEGTSPPEAAVEATPETTPIKDLRLLSTKPVPPNSSVVRALTNFNPTKWGDIGLSLSQSQPSSPMKKETSSAFKFPTDSSHSAFEQPRKDIIVNESFPDHRPNSNLRSKTPLNHPTSPLRVISYDSSVPNSPVPIETTAPVPGAKDWHVAKPKPEKNGFRFESPVTQDISQEDQEVVEIVKQGEQYRNHNNDTTLMESLTLHHTNQHPNCDSVLQDFHNEPHNEDFEECEQQLGSPCTMGGLHMPNSQSMIHLVKRVNRLRFYSQCVADTSSIDYSTGSSPNDRIHIHENIKVRRANSCPEMKKSFTVLPSEPLSKVLNESDEIESSNTILVSENNNKVSSLLSPPALNGNVQEQQLAKQFNTIGIQTIETWPQPYEYLFLDLFPSVETTNTEYTQTSAGPSPAPSASHQQQQQNTVVRFSPYDMLDKYIETSKQIGEKDSRRIKNYESEIKSLREQLELVYLQVQFERHRRDVHSERNRRLMGKAKSNRAFEEYNNALRDQLALLQKEIESLKSQIESNKRESSTNEKRLQEDIDYWQKQCTLLQDENKMLKHQKENMEEAIQDQNKKIIAANTERQQTEATLLDLRNEMHFAITQAIAGEQVRADFEQLQKEHILLGELQLKYQERFADLPNLKCRDEEIEFMTEAYAQEIEALNQQLMNRNAKIEALKVRNTDLENAVQRHDEICSEQKRILTVVKEEYQEKLNAVEAKYNTQHAIIKRMEENLLELHTRIDRFEYVSRRVLRSPVSMSSDIGSGERAGGPSPHSSPPLSVSLTSSEGGGSMAFLQTGASTACDVEIKNLQDIVDQPESKTNSSILSDAEPTTSSKMTLGTSSSSNRQTDNSNIT, from the exons aTGGAAACAATGGAGTTATTCAATTCCTTGGAGTCAAATGAACCAAATGTAGCCGAACAAATCAAAAAACGTTtccatgaaaattttgtaacat CTAAAGAACCTTGGCTATTACATGGATTATTCGATTATTTTGTACAAACAAATTCTATACGATCTGTGGAAATTATTGTCAGCGCTGCCAGGGAACCTCATGTTAAACATTTATATGATCg GATTGATGAGGGTCTTAGACAGCCAATTAAACTTCAAGCTTTAACTTTATTGGGCCATGTAGTTCGTCGCCAGCCATCATGGATATATAAAATAACTCAACATCCTTTactcaaaaatttgttaaaattacttaag ACTGAAACGGAAATATTACCACTGATGAGTGCTTTGTTAATTCTTATTATTCTACTCCCGATGATACCAGCAAATATTGGACcgtatttaaatgatatttttgaaatatttag tcGTTTGGCCGCTTGGAATCGAAACAATTCAGGTAAATTTTCTGAAGAATGTCTTGTACATTTGCAAGTCGGGATGTATGCCTTGTTCCTTAGACTATATGGAATGTATCcgtgtaattttttatcatatttacgTCAAGTGTATGGACCACGTGATCATTTGGCTGTATTTAGCCATACAATAAAG ccAATGCTGGAGACAGTGAAAATGCATCCTTTACTGGTAACAGCCTCCAAAGACAATGAAATTACTACAAATcg ATGGAAAGAAATGGGTCATCATGATGTGATCGTAGAGTGTGCCAAATTAACATTAGATCCATCAGAACGATTACGTGAAGATGCATTTTCTGGTTTAACGTCATCGTTTCGATCATCACGACCTGGTACTGAACACTCGAATACATCATCATCGTATTTCGATTCAATACATTTTCCGATACAAACATCCAGTTACCATCCATCATCGTATTTAAGTTTGGCAAATGAATTAGATAGTACAACATTTAGTCCAagtgtttattttcaatattcaacATCACCGCCAGCTTCTGATATTAGTGTTACAACGTCTATATCGCATACACCTATTGGAAAT agttCTACACCGCAAGCAATTATATCTCATACAACATACGCGCATCAAGAAGGCACATCACCACCAGAGGCTGCTGTTGAGGCAACTCCAGAAACAACACCTATTAAG gatTTAAGATTATTATCGACAAAACCGGTACCACCAAATTCATCTGTTGTGCGtgcattaacaaattttaatccaaCAAAATGGGGTGATATTGGATTAAGTTTAAGTCAATCACAACCATCATCACCAATGAAAAAAGAGACATCATCCGCATTTAAATTCCCTACCGATTCATCACATTCAGCATTTGAACAACCGCGTAAAGATATAATT GTGAACGAATCATTTCCAGACCATAGACCGAATTCAAATTTACGTTCAAAAACACCATTAAATCATCCAACAAGTCCATTACGTGTCATATCATATGATTCAAGTGTACCAAATAGTCCTGTACCAATTGAAACAACAGCACCAGTACCGGGTGCAAAAGATTGGCATGTAGCAAAACCAAAACCCGAAAAGAATGGATTCCGTTTTGAATCACCGGTAACACAAGATATTAGCCAAGAAGACCAAGAAGTTGTTGAAATTGTTAAACAAGGCGAACAGTATCGTAATCATAATAATGATACAACGTTAATGGAATCATTAACATTACATCATACAAATCAACATCCGAATTGCGATAGTGTATTACAAGATTTTCATAATGAACCGCATAACGAGGATTTCGAAGAATGTGAACAACAGTTAGGATCACCGTGTACAATGGGTGGCCTTCATATGCCCAATTCACAATCAATGATACATCTTGTGAAACGTGTAAATAGGTTAAGGTTTTATAGTCAGTGTGTGGCAGATACATCATCAATAg atTATTCAACGGGCAGCAGTCCTAACGATCGAATACACatacatgaaaatataaaagtaaggCGGGCAAATTCATGTCCTGAAATGAAGAAAAGTTTTACAGTGTTGCCATCAGAGCCATTGAGTAAAGTACTAAATGAAAGTGATGAAATTGAATCTTCAAATACTATACTAGTCTcagaaaataacaataaagtATCTTCTCTGCTTTCACCGCCAGCTTTGAATGGAAATGTACAAGAACAACAACTGGCTAAACAATTTAACACAATTGGTATTCAAACAATTGAAACATGGCCTCAAccatatgaatatttatttctagaTTTATTCCCATCAGTAGAAACAACAAATACTGAATATACACAGACATCTGCGGGGCCCAGTCCAGCCCCTTCAGCATcacatcaacaacaacaacaaaatacagTTGTACGATTTTCGCCATATGATATGCTAGATAAATATATAGAAACATCTAAACAAATCGGGGAAAAAGATTCTCGGCGAATAAAAAACTATGAATCAGAAATTAAATCACTTAGAGAACAACTTGAATTAGTGTATTTACAAGTACAATTTGAACGTCATCGTCGAGACGTCCATTCCGAGCGTAATAGACGGTTAATGGGTAAAGCAAAAAGTAATCGGGCATTTGAAGAGTACAATAATGCATtg cgtGATCAATTAGCGttattacaaaaagaaatagaaaGTCTTAAATCTCAAATTGAATCAAATAAACGAGAATCGTCAACAAATGAGAAGAGATTACAAGAAGATATTGATTATTGGCAAAAACAATGCACATTACTtcaagatgaaaataaaatgttaaaacatcaaaaagaaaatatggaGGAAGCAATTcaagatcaaaataaaaaaattattgcagctAATACAGAACGACAACAAACCGAAGCTACGCTTTTAGATTTACGTAATGAAATGCATTTTGCTATAACACAAGCAATTGCCGGTGAACAGGTTCGCGCTGATTTTGAACAGTTACAAAAAGAGCATATATTATTAGGtgaattacaattaaaatatcaagaacGTTTTGCagatttaccaaatttaaaatgtcGTGATGAAGAAATTGAATTTATGACTGAAGCATATGCTCAAGAAATTGAAG CACTTAATCAGCAATTAATGAATCGTAATGCAAAAATCGAAGCTTTAAAGGTGCGAAATACAGATTTAGAGAATGCAGTGCAGCGACATGATGAAATATGTTCCGAGCAAAAACGTATTTTAACAGTAGTAAAAGAAGAAtatcaagaaaaattaaat GCTGTAGAAGCGAAATACAACACACAGCATGCAATAATAAAGCGAATGGAGGAGAACTTACTAGAACTACATACACGTATTGATCGATTTGAGTATGTATCGAGACGAGTTCTAAGATCACCAGTGAGTATGAGTAGTGACATTGGTAGCGGTGAACGAGCTGGTGGCCCTAGCCCTCATTCCTCGCCGCCATTATCGGTATCACTTACATCGTCCGAGGGTGGAGGCAGTATGGCATTTTTACAAACTGGTGCAAGTACAGCGTGCGATgtggagataaaaaatttacaa GATA